AGCACGCTGGTGGACGGCGTACTGAAGATCAAGGTGATCGAGGGCAAGGTCACGGCCGTGGACCTGAGCGCCCTGGGGGATCCCAAGGCCACGCTGCTCACGGCGGCTGGCAAGCCCGTGGTGCTGTCGAACCTGCAGGCCGACGTGCGGACCCTGGCCAACCAGACTGGCAAGCCGGTGGGCTTCGCGCTGCAGCCCAACCCCGAGAATCCAGGCGAGGTCACTGTGCTGTTTGGCGCCTCGGACGTGGCCAGCGGACCGGTCAAGACTATCGCCATCACCGGCAACACGCTGCTGCCCACTGCCACGCTGCAGGCGGCCCTGAAAACCAAGGCGGGCGACATTTACAGCCCGCAGCTGGCCCAGGACGACTTCCTGGCGCTGCGCGACGCCTACCGCAAGCAGGGCTTCGAGATCAGCACCCGCGACGCGGTGAGCTTCAAGGAAGGTGCCCTGACCTTCAACATCCGGGAAGTCAAGCTGGTCGGCTACGAGCTGGCGTGGCAGGGAGCACACCGCACCAAGGACCGCGTGATCCTGCGCGAGCTGCCCGAACCCGGCAGCGCCTTTAACCGCGAGACCCTCAGCGCCGCGCTGGGCCGCATCAGCCGTCTGGGCTTCGTGCGCGTGACCACCGAGACCGTCCGCAGCGACCCGCAGAACCCGGAGAACGTGACCTACGTGCTGGGCATCGCAGAGACCGCCAAGGGCATTCCGGTCAGCTTGGGCCTCACCTACGACAGCTTCGCGGGCGGCTTCAGCGGCGACGCGGCCTACACCAACCCCAACACCTTCGGACTGGGCCACGCCTTCACGGTGGGCATCGGCGCGCAGCAGAACGACGCCGGGCAGAACTTCAACGGCAGCGTCAACTACACGATTCCGTGGCTGGACCTGAACTTCCTGGACTTCCAGAAAAACCGCACCAGCGTGTCGTTCGGGGTGGGCAGCAGCGTGACCGGCAACAATGCCGTGTTCACCCGTCCTGACGAGACGCCCGCCACCACCGGGTCGCCGCCCAACACCGACACAGGCTTTGACTACACCGTGCGCAGCACCGGCTTCAGCGTCAACACCGGGCGCAACCTCAGCCGGTACCTGTATGCCAGCGTGGGCGCGGGCGTGAGCTACAAGACGTACTACCTCGAGGCCCTGAAAGAGGGAGACAAGACCAGCACCGAGATTCCGGGCACCAACGGCCAGCCGAACCAGACCTACACCTTCGACGCCAAGAAGGCCCAGAGCCTGCTGCCCGAGGCCGGCGTGACCACCCGCCTGAGCGGCAACCTGACCTACGACAGCACCACCAATCCCGAGTTCCCGGACAGCGGCTTCCGCGCCAACCTGGACGCCGGGTACAACTTTGGGCGGCAGGGCGCGACCCCGCTGCGCTGGAGCGACGTCGAGACCGGAGGCAGCACGTACTACGGCTTCGGCCGCACGCTGGAGAAGGATCTAGGCCTGAAGAACAAGCAGCAGGTCTTCGCCGTGCGTGCCAACGCGGGCACCATTCTGAACCAGAACAGCGCGCCGGGCGGCACCGGCTTCGCGGTCGGCGGCGGCAGCACGCCCCAGGCCTCGCGCCAGATTCGCGGCCTGTCCGATGGCTCGGAGTTCGGCACCAACTACTTCACCACCAGCGCCGAGTACCGTTTCGACTTCGGCCTCAAGGCCGGCATTGCCCAGGGCCTGTACGGCGTGGCCTTCGCGGACGCCGGTAGCGCCTGGGGCACCCGCGACAAC
This DNA window, taken from Deinococcus aerolatus, encodes the following:
- a CDS encoding BamA/OMP85 family outer membrane protein, whose translation is MRHPLTLAVTAVLAAPAVAQAQTAGTVQNITVAGTSDLLANFLRATLSVQPGAALSSVNLRAVEQEVVATGYFKSAVAELRTVAGKDTLNVTVVPNPTIAAVEASGLTFLSPDAFKKSIGELLNIAPGATLNTQRVDQAKEALAQNYQAEGYPFAPSISAQTKAGADGTVTVTFIVDETAPIKRVEVSGVALLPAATVTEVFKPLYDAKKFTPDLYYGAVQQLQMEYDDAGFLQAGVDPRNSTLVDGVLKIKVIEGKVTAVDLSALGDPKATLLTAAGKPVVLSNLQADVRTLANQTGKPVGFALQPNPENPGEVTVLFGASDVASGPVKTIAITGNTLLPTATLQAALKTKAGDIYSPQLAQDDFLALRDAYRKQGFEISTRDAVSFKEGALTFNIREVKLVGYELAWQGAHRTKDRVILRELPEPGSAFNRETLSAALGRISRLGFVRVTTETVRSDPQNPENVTYVLGIAETAKGIPVSLGLTYDSFAGGFSGDAAYTNPNTFGLGHAFTVGIGAQQNDAGQNFNGSVNYTIPWLDLNFLDFQKNRTSVSFGVGSSVTGNNAVFTRPDETPATTGSPPNTDTGFDYTVRSTGFSVNTGRNLSRYLYASVGAGVSYKTYYLEALKEGDKTSTEIPGTNGQPNQTYTFDAKKAQSLLPEAGVTTRLSGNLTYDSTTNPEFPDSGFRANLDAGYNFGRQGATPLRWSDVETGGSTYYGFGRTLEKDLGLKNKQQVFAVRANAGTILNQNSAPGGTGFAVGGGSTPQASRQIRGLSDGSEFGTNYFTTSAEYRFDFGLKAGIAQGLYGVAFADAGSAWGTRDNPNFNLKYGVGAGVQLNLGIGGALLPSLRFDYGYSPKEASGKFYFRIGNFF